One Streptomyces sp. SAI-135 DNA segment encodes these proteins:
- a CDS encoding heavy metal translocating P-type ATPase, which yields MSLHVFLYGARVSTTLSPVRVPTPAHPAPRRRTRVLALSEARWALASTVAFLLALALDLGGLPWWACGPLYAFAYAAGGWEPALEGLRALRDRTLDVDLLMIVAALGAAAIGQVMDGALLIVIFATSGALEALATARTADSVRGLLDLAPTTATRVTESGEETVPTSELALGDVLLVRPGERIGADGRVLDGASEADQATITGEPLPVAKGPGDEVFAGSLNGTGALRVRVERDPADSVIARIVTLVEEASRTKAPTQLFIEKVEQRYAVGIVAATLAVFGVPLLFGADLTEALLRAMTFMIVASPCAVVLATMPPLLSAIANAGRHGVLVKSAVAMERLGEVDAVALDKTGTLTEGTPEVSDVRPLPDSGLTPDGLLALAAAAEHASEHPLGRAVVRAAAERGLRIAPARDFAAVPGSGVTAVVEGRVIGVGRPGDPSGGGLRDAGPVDGLGDGGPGDGLRDAGRDHGLRDAGPAHAAAAGVTVVLVTGDGVPLGTLALTDRLRPHAPAATAALTTLTGTAPVLLTGDNAGAAARVAETTGLVDVRAELLPEDKVDAVRELQAAGRKVLFVGDGVNDAPALAAAHAGVAMGRAGSDLALETADAVVVRDELATVPAVVRLSRTARRLVLQNLVIAGTFITGLVLWDLLGHLPLPLGVAGHEGSTVLVGLNGLRLLRESAWRPGRG from the coding sequence ATGAGTCTTCATGTGTTCCTGTATGGTGCTCGGGTGTCCACGACTCTCAGCCCTGTCCGTGTCCCCACGCCCGCACATCCGGCACCCCGCCGCCGCACGCGGGTCCTCGCCCTGTCCGAGGCCCGCTGGGCGCTGGCCTCGACCGTCGCGTTCCTGCTCGCGCTCGCGCTGGACCTCGGCGGCCTGCCGTGGTGGGCGTGCGGCCCGCTGTACGCGTTCGCCTACGCCGCCGGCGGCTGGGAACCGGCCCTGGAGGGGCTCAGGGCGCTGCGCGACAGGACCCTCGACGTCGACCTGCTGATGATCGTCGCGGCGCTCGGCGCGGCCGCGATCGGCCAGGTCATGGACGGCGCCCTGCTGATCGTCATCTTCGCCACGTCCGGCGCCCTGGAGGCCCTCGCCACCGCCCGCACCGCCGACTCGGTGCGCGGTCTGCTCGATCTCGCGCCCACGACGGCGACCCGAGTCACGGAGAGCGGTGAGGAGACCGTCCCGACGAGCGAACTCGCCCTCGGAGACGTCCTGTTGGTCCGCCCCGGCGAGCGCATCGGCGCCGACGGCCGGGTCCTGGACGGCGCGAGCGAGGCCGACCAGGCCACCATCACCGGCGAACCCCTCCCGGTCGCCAAGGGCCCCGGCGACGAGGTCTTCGCCGGCTCCCTCAACGGCACCGGCGCGCTGCGCGTCCGCGTCGAGCGCGACCCCGCCGACTCCGTGATCGCCCGTATCGTGACCCTGGTCGAGGAGGCATCCCGGACCAAGGCACCGACCCAGCTCTTCATCGAGAAGGTCGAACAGCGGTACGCGGTGGGGATCGTGGCCGCCACCCTCGCCGTGTTCGGGGTGCCGCTGCTGTTCGGTGCCGACCTCACGGAGGCGTTGCTGCGTGCGATGACCTTCATGATCGTCGCCTCGCCGTGCGCGGTGGTCCTCGCGACCATGCCACCCCTGCTGTCCGCCATCGCGAACGCCGGGCGGCACGGCGTCCTGGTGAAGTCGGCCGTCGCGATGGAGCGGCTCGGCGAGGTGGACGCCGTGGCCCTCGACAAGACCGGGACGCTGACGGAGGGGACCCCCGAGGTCTCGGACGTACGACCGCTGCCGGACTCGGGGCTCACCCCGGACGGCCTCCTCGCCCTGGCCGCCGCGGCCGAGCACGCCAGCGAGCATCCGCTGGGGCGGGCCGTGGTGCGGGCGGCCGCGGAGCGCGGGCTGCGGATCGCGCCGGCCCGGGACTTCGCGGCCGTGCCCGGGAGCGGGGTGACCGCGGTGGTCGAAGGCCGGGTGATCGGGGTCGGGCGCCCTGGTGACCCGTCGGGGGGCGGCCTTCGGGATGCCGGGCCGGTGGATGGGCTGGGGGATGGCGGTCCGGGCGATGGTCTGCGGGATGCCGGCCGGGACCATGGCCTTCGGGATGCCGGACCCGCCCATGCCGCCGCGGCCGGTGTCACCGTCGTGCTCGTGACCGGGGACGGCGTCCCCCTCGGGACCCTCGCCCTCACCGACCGCCTGCGCCCGCACGCCCCCGCCGCCACCGCCGCGCTCACCACCCTGACCGGCACCGCGCCCGTCCTGCTGACCGGCGACAACGCGGGGGCCGCCGCCCGGGTCGCCGAGACCACCGGCCTGGTGGACGTCCGCGCCGAGCTGCTGCCCGAGGACAAGGTCGACGCCGTACGGGAGCTCCAGGCCGCCGGACGCAAGGTGCTGTTCGTCGGGGACGGCGTCAACGACGCGCCCGCGCTCGCCGCCGCCCACGCCGGTGTCGCGATGGGCAGGGCAGGGTCCGACCTCGCGCTGGAGACCGCGGACGCGGTCGTCGTACGGGACGAGCTCGCGACCGTTCCGGCGGTCGTACGGCTGTCCCGGACGGCCCGCCGGCTGGTCCTGCAGAACCTGGTGATCGCGGGCACCTTCATCACCGGACTCGTCCTGTGGGACCTCCTCGGCCACCTCCCGCTGCCGCTCGGGGTCGCCGGACACGAGGGCTCGACGGTCCTCGTCGGCCTCAACGGGCTGCGGCTCCTGCGCGAGTCCGCGTGGCGGCCGGGTCGAGGCTGA
- a CDS encoding methylated-DNA--[protein]-cysteine S-methyltransferase, translating into MKQHTVIDSPYGPLTLVADDGVLCGLYMTDQRHRPPQESFGAPDDGWAEEAADQLRAYFDGELKEFTLELRLHGTPFQRTVWEQLRRIPHGETRTYGELADALGNPRASRAVGLANGRNPIGIIVPCHRVVGADGSLTGYGGGLERKQRLLDFERGAALF; encoded by the coding sequence GTGAAACAGCACACCGTGATCGACAGCCCCTACGGCCCGCTGACCCTCGTCGCCGACGACGGCGTCCTGTGCGGCCTCTACATGACCGACCAGCGCCACCGGCCGCCGCAGGAGAGTTTCGGCGCGCCGGACGACGGGTGGGCCGAGGAGGCCGCGGACCAGCTGCGGGCCTACTTCGACGGCGAGTTGAAGGAGTTCACCCTGGAACTGCGCCTGCACGGAACCCCGTTCCAGCGCACGGTCTGGGAACAGCTCCGCAGGATCCCGCACGGCGAGACCCGCACCTACGGCGAACTCGCCGACGCCCTCGGCAACCCCAGGGCCTCCCGCGCGGTCGGCCTCGCCAACGGCAGGAACCCGATCGGCATCATCGTCCCCTGCCACCGCGTGGTCGGCGCCGACGGCAGCCTCACGGGATACGGCGGCGGCCTGGAACGCAAGCAGCGCCTGCTGGATTTCGAGCGGGGCGCGGCGCTGTTCTGA
- a CDS encoding AlkA N-terminal domain-containing protein, with protein MYTETERCVRAVQSKDARFDGWFFTAVLTTRIYCRPSCPVVPPKPENMTFYPSAAACQQAGFRACKRCRPDTSPGSPEWNQRADLVARAMRLIADGVVDREGVPGLAARLGYSTRQIERQLLAELGAGPLALARAQRAQTARLLIETTALPMADIAFAAGFSAIRTFNDTVREVFALAPSELRTRAARRTAPDTPGFLSLRLPFRAPLNPDNLFGHLAATAVPGVEEWRDGAYRRTLRLPYGHGVVALTPRPDYIACRLTLSDLRDLTVAISRCRRMLDLDADPVAIDDQLRTDPLLAPLVDKAPGRRVPRTVDEAEFAVRAVLGQQVSTAAARTHAARLVTAHGEAVDDPEGGLTHLFPAPGALAAIDPASLAMPRTRRSTFTTLVSQLADGSLRLGVEQDWSETRARLLALPGFGPWTADVIAMRALGDPDAFLPTDLGIRRAAQELGLPSTPAALTARAAAWRPWRAYAVQYLWATDSHPINFLPV; from the coding sequence ATGTACACCGAGACCGAGCGCTGTGTGCGCGCCGTGCAGTCCAAGGACGCACGGTTCGACGGATGGTTCTTCACGGCGGTCCTGACGACCCGCATCTACTGCCGGCCGAGCTGCCCGGTCGTCCCGCCCAAACCCGAGAACATGACCTTCTACCCGAGTGCGGCGGCCTGCCAGCAGGCGGGCTTCCGCGCCTGCAAGCGGTGCCGGCCCGACACCAGCCCGGGCTCGCCCGAGTGGAACCAGCGCGCCGACCTCGTGGCCCGCGCGATGCGGCTGATCGCCGACGGCGTGGTCGACCGCGAGGGCGTGCCCGGCCTCGCCGCCCGCCTCGGTTACAGCACCCGGCAGATCGAACGCCAGCTCCTCGCCGAACTCGGCGCCGGCCCGCTCGCCCTCGCCCGCGCCCAGCGTGCCCAGACAGCGCGGCTCCTCATCGAGACGACCGCGCTCCCGATGGCCGACATCGCCTTCGCGGCCGGCTTCTCCGCGATCCGCACCTTCAACGACACCGTCCGCGAGGTCTTCGCGCTCGCCCCGAGCGAGCTGCGCACCCGCGCCGCGAGGAGGACCGCGCCGGACACCCCCGGCTTCCTGTCCCTGCGGCTGCCGTTCCGCGCCCCCCTCAACCCCGACAACCTCTTCGGCCACCTCGCGGCCACGGCCGTCCCGGGCGTGGAGGAGTGGCGCGACGGCGCGTACCGGCGCACCCTGCGACTGCCGTACGGACACGGCGTCGTGGCCCTCACGCCCCGCCCCGACTACATCGCCTGCCGGCTGACGCTGAGCGATCTGCGCGACCTGACCGTCGCCATCAGCCGTTGCCGCCGGATGCTCGACCTGGACGCCGATCCGGTCGCGATCGACGACCAGCTGCGCACGGACCCGCTGCTCGCGCCGCTGGTGGACAAGGCGCCCGGCCGGCGGGTCCCGCGCACGGTCGACGAGGCGGAGTTCGCCGTACGGGCCGTGCTGGGGCAGCAGGTCTCCACGGCGGCGGCCCGTACCCACGCGGCCCGACTGGTCACGGCCCACGGCGAGGCCGTCGACGATCCCGAGGGCGGCCTGACCCACCTCTTCCCGGCCCCCGGGGCGCTCGCCGCGATCGACCCCGCCTCGCTCGCGATGCCCCGCACCCGCCGTTCCACCTTCACCACTCTCGTCAGTCAACTGGCGGACGGATCACTCCGGTTGGGAGTCGAGCAGGACTGGTCCGAGACCCGGGCCCGTCTCCTCGCTCTTCCCGGCTTCGGCCCCTGGACGGCCGACGTCATCGCCATGCGCGCCCTCGGCGACCCGGACGCCTTCCTCCCGACCGACCTCGGCATCCGCCGCGCCGCCCAGGAGCTGGGCCTGCCCTCGACCCCGGCCGCGCTGACGGCCCGCGCGGCGGCCTGGCGGCCCTGGCGGGCGTACGCCGTCCAGTACCTGTGGGCGACCGACAGCCACCCGATCAACTTCCTTCCCGTATGA